A region of Streptomyces sp. R44 DNA encodes the following proteins:
- a CDS encoding PRC-barrel domain-containing protein, whose protein sequence is MQTDIDPRSLIGRKAFDRNGHKIGTVDEVYLDDATGIPEWAAVRTGLFSRDAFVPLEPSALLDDGLHIPYERALIKDAPDFGVGRHLSPEQELQLYRHYSLALPPPPPDAPDKDFGRLAGQDGP, encoded by the coding sequence GTGCAGACCGATATCGATCCGCGCAGCCTGATCGGCCGCAAGGCGTTCGACCGGAACGGACACAAGATCGGAACCGTGGACGAGGTGTACCTGGACGACGCGACCGGCATCCCGGAGTGGGCCGCGGTCCGCACGGGCCTGTTCAGCAGGGACGCCTTCGTCCCCCTGGAGCCGAGCGCGCTGCTCGACGACGGCCTCCACATCCCGTACGAGAGGGCTCTCATCAAGGACGCCCCGGACTTCGGGGTGGGCCGCCACCTGTCGCCGGAGCAGGAGCTCCAGCTCTACCGCCACTACAGCCTGGCCCTCCCGCCCCCGCCCCCGGACGCCCCGGACAAGGACTTCGGCCGCCTGGCGGGCCAGGACGGCCCCTGA
- a CDS encoding DNA polymerase IV, whose amino-acid sequence MRAAPTILHLDMDAFFAAAEQASKPSLRGKPVVVGGLGPRGVVATASYEARRFGVHSAMPMGQARRLAPNAAYLVPRFAFYRSISEQVMELLGRLSPLVEPLSLDEAFVDLEAGGVADDSASARAVGERLRADILATTGLTGSVGLAGSKMIAKIASEEAKPDGLVLIEPGTERELLGPRSVRILPGVGPATGEHLRRAGMTTVSDLAEAGEDELVRLLGRAHGASLYRMAQGYDDRAVVAERDAKSVSVEDTFDVDLHDRVRIRIEVERLAERCVGRLRASGHSGRTIVLKVRRYDFSTLTRSETLRGPTDDPGVVREAAGRLLEAVDTTGGVRLLGVGVSGLADYTQEDLFAQAGASERPADEAGPEVAEEVEAAPSAEAESVERVWAPGHDVRHAVYGAGWVQGSGVGRVTVRFEDPWSGPGRVRTFSVDDPELEPSEPLPLVRGDAAA is encoded by the coding sequence GTGAGAGCCGCGCCCACCATCCTGCATCTCGACATGGATGCCTTCTTCGCCGCCGCCGAGCAGGCGTCGAAGCCCAGTCTGCGCGGAAAGCCCGTGGTCGTCGGCGGCCTCGGGCCCCGGGGCGTGGTCGCCACCGCCTCCTACGAGGCCCGTCGCTTCGGGGTGCACTCGGCCATGCCGATGGGGCAGGCGCGACGGCTCGCGCCGAACGCCGCGTATCTCGTGCCGCGCTTCGCCTTCTACCGCTCCATCAGCGAGCAGGTCATGGAGCTGCTCGGGCGGCTCTCGCCGCTCGTCGAGCCCCTCAGCCTCGACGAGGCCTTCGTCGACCTCGAAGCCGGCGGTGTCGCCGACGACAGCGCGAGCGCGCGGGCCGTGGGGGAGCGGCTGCGGGCCGACATCCTCGCGACGACCGGGCTCACCGGGTCCGTGGGGCTGGCCGGGTCCAAGATGATCGCGAAGATCGCCTCCGAGGAGGCCAAACCGGACGGGCTGGTCCTCATCGAGCCCGGCACCGAGCGGGAGCTGCTCGGGCCGCGATCGGTGCGGATCCTGCCCGGGGTCGGGCCGGCCACCGGGGAGCACCTGCGGCGCGCCGGGATGACCACCGTCTCCGATCTCGCGGAGGCGGGCGAGGACGAGCTCGTACGGCTCCTGGGACGGGCGCACGGGGCGTCCCTGTACCGGATGGCCCAGGGGTACGACGATCGGGCCGTGGTGGCCGAGCGGGACGCCAAGTCGGTGTCGGTCGAGGACACCTTCGACGTGGACCTCCACGACCGCGTACGGATCCGGATCGAGGTCGAACGGCTCGCGGAGCGGTGCGTGGGGCGGCTGCGGGCCTCCGGGCACTCGGGGCGGACCATCGTCCTGAAGGTGCGGCGCTACGACTTCTCGACGCTCACCCGGTCCGAGACGCTGCGGGGGCCGACGGACGACCCGGGCGTCGTACGGGAGGCCGCGGGGCGGCTCCTGGAGGCGGTGGACACGACCGGGGGCGTGCGGTTGCTGGGGGTCGGGGTGAGCGGGCTCGCGGACTACACGCAGGAGGACCTGTTCGCTCAGGCCGGGGCCTCCGAGCGGCCGGCGGACGAAGCCGGGCCCGAGGTGGCCGAAGAGGTGGAGGCGGCGCCCTCCGCCGAGGCGGAGAGCGTCGAGCGGGTGTGGGCGCCCGGGCACGACGTACGGCACGCCGTGTACGGGGCCGGGTGGGTCCAGGGCAGCGGGGTGGGGCGGGTCACGGTGCGGTTCGAGGATCCGTGGTCCGGGCCCGGGCGGGTGCGGACGTTCTCCGTGGACGATCCGGAGCTGGAGCCCTCGGAGCCGTTGCCGCTGGTGCGCGGGGACGCGGCGGCGTGA
- a CDS encoding MerR family transcriptional regulator, whose protein sequence is MSSADGTAGSSPGRVSGESGPYPLHGSVGDFGTDTGAGVADAAIGYRGPTACAAAGITYRQLDYWARTGLVEPSVRPAYGSGTQRLYSFRDVVVLKIVKRFLDTGVALQNIRAAVQHLRARGFRDLERMTLMSDGATVYECSSPDEVVDLLQGGQGVFGIAVGVVWRDVEAALSQLHGERVDTGETLVGHNPGDELARRRRDKAV, encoded by the coding sequence ATGAGCAGCGCGGACGGTACGGCAGGGAGCTCGCCCGGACGCGTGTCCGGGGAGAGCGGTCCGTATCCGCTTCACGGCAGTGTGGGCGACTTCGGGACGGACACCGGTGCCGGCGTCGCCGACGCGGCGATCGGCTACCGCGGACCGACGGCCTGCGCGGCCGCCGGGATCACCTATCGCCAGCTGGACTACTGGGCGCGCACCGGACTCGTGGAGCCGAGCGTGCGGCCCGCGTACGGGTCGGGGACGCAGCGGCTGTACAGCTTCCGCGACGTCGTCGTACTGAAGATCGTCAAGCGGTTCCTCGACACCGGGGTCGCCCTCCAGAACATCCGGGCCGCGGTGCAGCACCTGCGCGCCCGGGGCTTCCGGGACCTGGAGCGGATGACGCTCATGAGCGACGGGGCGACCGTGTACGAGTGCTCCTCGCCCGACGAGGTCGTCGACCTCCTCCAGGGCGGGCAGGGCGTCTTCGGCATCGCCGTCGGGGTCGTCTGGCGCGACGTCGAGGCCGCGCTCTCGCAGCTCCACGGGGAGCGGGTCGACACCGGCGAGACGCTGGTCGGGCACAACCCGGGCGACGAGCTGGCGCGGCGGCGGCGCGACAAGGCGGTCTGA
- a CDS encoding bifunctional nuclease family protein, which translates to MNELDVVGVRVEMPSNQPIVLLREVGGDRYLPIWIGPGEATAIAFAQQGMAPPRPLTHDLFKDVLEAVGQELTEVRITDLRDGVFYAELVFASGVEVSARPSDAIALALRTGTPIFGSDGVLDDAGIAIPDEQEDEVEKFREFLDQISPEDFGSSSQ; encoded by the coding sequence GTGAACGAGCTCGACGTTGTGGGTGTCCGGGTGGAAATGCCCTCCAACCAGCCGATCGTGCTCCTGCGTGAAGTGGGAGGCGATCGGTACCTCCCCATCTGGATCGGACCGGGTGAGGCGACCGCGATCGCCTTCGCCCAGCAGGGGATGGCTCCGCCGCGGCCGCTGACGCACGACCTGTTCAAGGACGTGCTGGAGGCGGTGGGGCAGGAGCTCACCGAGGTCCGCATCACGGATCTGCGTGACGGGGTCTTCTACGCCGAGCTGGTCTTCGCCAGCGGCGTCGAGGTGAGCGCGCGACCGTCCGACGCGATAGCCCTGGCCCTCCGGACCGGAACGCCGATCTTCGGCAGTGACGGTGTCCTGGACGACGCCGGCATCGCGATTCCGGACGAGCAGGAGGACGAGGTGGAGAAGTTCCGCGAGTTCCTCGACCAGATCTCACCGGAGGACTTCGGGAGCAGCAGCCAGTGA
- a CDS encoding MerR family transcriptional regulator, whose translation MLRTPTGGAGSGTATAGDRLVSIGTVLNQLRDEFPEVTISKIRFLEAEGLVEPRRTASGYRKFSPQDVERLARILRMQRDHYLPLKVIREHLDALERGEQIKLPAPGRRDLLEGAWEQDEAESPTVARLGRDELIAAAEVTETELVEWESYGLIAETEGGGYDAEAVTVARLVADLGRFGLEPRHLRAVKAAADREAGLIEQVVAPLRRHRNPQTRAHAEATAKELAAQSVRLHAALVQTALGIRLQ comes from the coding sequence ATGCTGCGAACACCGACGGGCGGTGCCGGATCCGGCACCGCCACCGCGGGCGACCGGCTGGTGAGCATCGGCACGGTGCTGAACCAGCTGCGCGATGAATTTCCCGAAGTGACGATCTCCAAGATCCGGTTCCTGGAGGCCGAGGGGCTGGTCGAGCCCCGTCGGACGGCCTCCGGATACCGGAAGTTCAGCCCGCAGGACGTGGAGCGGCTCGCCCGCATCCTGCGGATGCAGCGGGACCACTACCTTCCGCTGAAGGTCATCCGCGAGCACCTCGACGCCCTCGAACGGGGCGAGCAGATCAAGCTCCCCGCGCCCGGGCGGCGGGACCTCCTGGAGGGGGCCTGGGAGCAGGACGAGGCGGAGTCGCCGACCGTCGCGCGGCTCGGGCGGGACGAGCTGATCGCCGCCGCCGAGGTGACCGAGACCGAGCTCGTCGAGTGGGAGTCGTACGGCCTGATCGCCGAGACGGAGGGCGGCGGCTACGACGCCGAGGCCGTCACCGTCGCCAGGCTCGTCGCGGACCTGGGGAGATTCGGTCTGGAACCCCGGCACCTGCGGGCCGTCAAGGCGGCCGCCGACCGCGAGGCCGGGCTGATCGAGCAGGTGGTAGCGCCGCTGCGCCGGCACCGCAACCCGCAGACCAGGGCCCATGCGGAGGCCACCGCGAAGGAGCTCGCCGCGCAGTCGGTGCGGTTGCACGCGGCGCTCGTCCAGACGGCCCTCGGGATCCGGCTGCAGTGA
- a CDS encoding FHA domain-containing protein: protein MSGGYGRCESVRVGRCEGFRFVLPHGRVCFGQGESPVKLFAKLFGKSAREDGGNARHAAPRHAQGEEQGAERPLFRDEVDGRGGDIPGTQGASSVDPAGAARIGFGEPSTSSTGGGFTSDPYATQTSAGQPRQEDASMPVCTRCGHRNTADSRFCSHCGTPLRGGVAPERASETTSTISISGLEAYDAEVTGQTALPSLSPEALAAVEALPSGSALLVVRRGPNSGSRFLLDGELTTAGRHPQSDIFLDDFTVSRRHVEFRRAQDGSFTVADVGSLNGTYVNREPIDSVVLSNGDEVQIGKYRLVFYSSQRGV from the coding sequence CTGTCCGGAGGATACGGACGTTGTGAAAGTGTCCGGGTCGGCAGGTGTGAAGGATTTCGGTTCGTCCTGCCCCACGGGCGGGTCTGTTTCGGTCAAGGGGAATCGCCCGTGAAGTTGTTTGCGAAGTTGTTCGGCAAGAGCGCACGCGAGGACGGCGGCAACGCCAGGCACGCCGCGCCGCGCCACGCCCAGGGTGAGGAGCAGGGCGCCGAGCGTCCGCTCTTCCGCGACGAGGTCGACGGTCGGGGTGGTGACATTCCGGGCACACAGGGCGCGTCTTCTGTTGACCCCGCCGGTGCCGCCCGCATAGGTTTCGGAGAACCATCAACCTCAAGTACGGGTGGAGGGTTTACGTCCGACCCGTACGCGACACAGACCTCCGCGGGGCAGCCGCGGCAGGAGGATGCGTCCATGCCGGTGTGCACGAGGTGCGGTCACCGCAACACGGCCGACAGCCGCTTCTGCTCCCACTGCGGCACGCCGCTGCGGGGCGGCGTCGCCCCCGAGCGCGCGTCGGAGACGACGTCGACGATCTCCATCTCGGGCCTTGAGGCGTACGACGCGGAGGTCACCGGTCAGACCGCCCTTCCGTCGCTGTCTCCCGAGGCGCTCGCCGCCGTGGAGGCGCTGCCCTCGGGATCCGCGCTGCTCGTGGTGCGCCGGGGTCCGAACTCGGGCAGCCGGTTCCTGCTCGACGGCGAGCTGACGACCGCCGGCCGTCACCCGCAGAGCGACATCTTCCTGGACGACTTCACCGTCTCCCGGCGGCATGTCGAGTTCCGCCGGGCCCAGGACGGCAGCTTCACCGTCGCCGACGTCGGCAGCCTCAACGGCACCTACGTCAACCGTGAGCCGATCGACTCGGTCGTCCTGTCCAACGGCGACGAGGTGCAGATCGGCAAGTACCGGCTGGTCTTCTACTCGAGCCAGCGAGGCGTGTGA
- a CDS encoding DUF881 domain-containing protein: MRPMSENPENPQNPEQPERQPERPEQRPELPRSPELPRSPEPSEKSEQPGTSETPDAAKPGPVKPEAVRSEARVPLTAGPPAAAAPVAAEPSGRRRLASALWPPRVTRAQLVVALLLFVLGLGLAIQVSSTSENSALRGARQEDLVRILDELDDRTQRLEDEKARLEKQRSELESSSDQAEEARKQTQEKEQQLGILAGSVAAEGPGITLTVGDPTGAVESDMLLDAIQELRAAGAEAIQVNGVRVVADSYFTGSGDDMRIDGTKVAAPYVFKVIGKPEDLEPALNIPGGVVQTLEKEQATATVERSAKIVVDALRPAKRPDYAQSSSQ; this comes from the coding sequence GTGAGGCCGATGAGCGAGAACCCTGAGAACCCTCAGAACCCCGAGCAGCCGGAGCGGCAGCCCGAGCGGCCGGAGCAGCGGCCCGAGCTGCCTCGAAGCCCCGAGCTGCCTCGGAGCCCCGAGCCGTCCGAGAAGTCCGAGCAGCCTGGGACGTCCGAGACGCCCGATGCCGCGAAGCCCGGGCCGGTGAAGCCCGAGGCCGTGCGTTCCGAGGCGCGTGTGCCCCTCACGGCCGGGCCGCCGGCCGCTGCCGCGCCTGTCGCGGCCGAGCCGAGTGGGCGGCGGAGGCTCGCCTCCGCCCTGTGGCCGCCGCGGGTGACCCGGGCCCAACTCGTCGTCGCGCTGCTGCTGTTCGTCCTCGGCCTCGGCCTGGCCATCCAGGTCTCCTCGACGAGCGAGAACAGCGCGCTGCGCGGGGCCCGTCAGGAGGACCTCGTGCGCATCCTCGACGAACTCGACGACCGCACGCAGCGCCTGGAGGACGAGAAGGCCCGTCTGGAGAAGCAGCGCTCCGAGCTGGAGTCCAGCTCGGACCAGGCCGAGGAGGCGCGCAAGCAGACCCAGGAGAAGGAGCAGCAGCTCGGCATCCTCGCCGGCAGCGTCGCCGCCGAGGGGCCCGGCATCACCCTCACCGTGGGTGATCCCACCGGGGCGGTCGAGTCGGACATGCTGCTCGACGCCATCCAGGAGCTGCGTGCGGCGGGCGCCGAGGCGATCCAGGTCAACGGTGTCCGGGTGGTCGCGGACAGTTATTTCACCGGCAGCGGTGATGACATGCGGATCGATGGAACGAAGGTGGCCGCTCCGTACGTCTTCAAGGTCATCGGCAAGCCGGAGGATCTCGAGCCCGCGCTCAACATCCCCGGCGGTGTCGTGCAGACCCTGGAGAAGGAGCAGGCCACAGCCACGGTGGAGCGGTCGGCGAAGATCGTCGTCGACGCCTTGCGACCCGCGAAGCGGCCTGACTACGCTCAGTCGTCCTCCCAGTGA
- a CDS encoding small basic family protein, which produces MIAVLGLIVGVVVGLLVRPEVPAVVEPYLPIAVVAALDAVFGGLRAMLDGIFVDKVFVVSFLSNVVVAALIVFLGDKLGVGAQLSTGVVVVLGIRIFSNAAAIRRHVFRA; this is translated from the coding sequence GTGATCGCCGTACTGGGCCTGATCGTCGGAGTCGTGGTCGGACTGTTGGTCCGCCCCGAGGTTCCGGCGGTGGTCGAGCCCTATCTCCCGATCGCCGTGGTCGCCGCCCTCGACGCGGTCTTCGGCGGCCTGCGGGCCATGCTCGACGGGATCTTCGTCGACAAGGTCTTCGTGGTCTCGTTCCTGTCCAACGTGGTCGTGGCCGCGCTGATCGTCTTCCTCGGCGACAAGCTGGGCGTCGGCGCGCAGCTGTCGACCGGTGTGGTCGTCGTGCTCGGCATCCGCATCTTCTCCAACGCGGCCGCCATCCGGCGTCACGTCTTCCGGGCGTGA
- a CDS encoding DUF881 domain-containing protein, whose product MSQQPPVRSTGSPPPRPDASMSLLNNVIDHALDDGYAEATARRAAEGGGLPRNLRAKLGVAAGLLLAAAVVTVGAAEARISAPVVAKERQDLIDRIERETSTADQLEEDVERIRTEVGGRQRQALQQQGGDQAELVALLSGATPVHGPGVKLVVDDAKGTDTGGGGPRESSGFSDTGRVRDRDMQRVINGLWESGAEAVAINGQRLTSLSAIRAAGDAILVDNKPLVPPYTVLAIGDGQRLSTAFQDSADGQYLHALVENFGIRSSISAEGDVRLPAAPSLTVRTAEPRGAGVATPSGRATADTGKGTS is encoded by the coding sequence ATGTCGCAGCAGCCCCCCGTTCGGAGCACCGGATCACCGCCGCCGCGTCCGGACGCGTCCATGTCGCTGCTGAACAACGTGATCGACCACGCGCTCGACGACGGCTACGCCGAGGCGACCGCCCGGCGCGCGGCCGAGGGCGGTGGGCTGCCCCGTAACCTGCGGGCCAAGCTGGGTGTCGCCGCGGGGCTCCTGCTCGCCGCCGCCGTCGTGACCGTCGGGGCGGCCGAGGCGCGGATCTCCGCGCCGGTCGTCGCCAAGGAGCGGCAGGACCTGATCGACCGCATCGAGAGGGAGACGTCGACCGCCGACCAGCTGGAGGAGGACGTCGAGCGGATCCGGACCGAGGTCGGGGGCCGTCAGCGGCAGGCTCTCCAGCAGCAGGGCGGCGACCAGGCCGAGCTCGTGGCGCTCCTCTCCGGGGCGACGCCCGTGCACGGCCCCGGTGTGAAGCTCGTCGTCGACGACGCCAAGGGCACCGACACCGGTGGCGGCGGACCGAGGGAGAGCAGCGGCTTCTCCGATACGGGCCGGGTCCGCGACCGGGACATGCAGCGGGTGATCAACGGGCTGTGGGAGTCGGGTGCCGAGGCCGTCGCGATCAACGGTCAGCGGCTGACATCGCTGTCGGCGATCCGGGCCGCCGGTGACGCCATACTGGTCGACAACAAGCCGCTGGTGCCGCCGTACACCGTCCTCGCGATCGGGGACGGACAGCGGCTGAGCACCGCGTTCCAGGACAGCGCCGACGGGCAGTATCTGCACGCGCTGGTGGAGAACTTCGGGATCAGGAGCAGCATCTCGGCCGAGGGCGACGTACGCCTGCCGGCCGCGCCGAGCCTGACCGTACGTACCGCAGAGCCGAGGGGGGCCGGGGTGGCGACGCCCTCCGGTCGGGCCACGGCCGACACAGGGAAGGGCACATCGTGA
- a CDS encoding sugar phosphate nucleotidyltransferase — protein MKAVVMAGGEGTRLRPMTSSMPKPLLPVVNRPIMEHVLRLLKRHGLNETVVTVQFLASLVRNYFGDGEELGMELTYANEEKPLGTAGSVKNAEEALKDDAFLVISGDALTDFDLSDLIAFHKEKGALVTVCLTRVPNPLEFGITIVDEEGKVERFLEKPTWGQVFSDTVNTGIYVMEPEVFDYVEADVPVDWSGDVFPQLMKEGKPIFGYVAEGYWEDVGTHESYVKAQADVLEGKVQVDIDGFEISPGVWVAEGAEVHPEAELRGPLYIGDYAKVEAGAEIREHTVIGSNVVVKSGAFLHKAVVHDNVYIGQQSNLRGCVIGKNTDIMRAARIEDGAVIGDECLVGEESIVQGNVRVYPFKTIEAGAFVNTSVIWESRGQAHLFGARGVSGILNVEITPELAVRLAGAYATTLKKGSTVTTARDHSRGARALKRAVISALQASAIDVRDLENVPLPVARQQTARGSAGGIMVRTSPGVPDSVDIMFFDERGADLSQGGQRKLDRVFARQEYRRAFPGEIGDLSFPASVFDSYTGSLLRNVDTTGIAEAGLKVVVDASNGSAGLVLPSLLGRLQVDSLTINPGLDESRPTESAESRRAGLVRLGEIVASARAAFGVRFDPVGERLSLVDERGRIIEDDRALLVMLDLVAAERRSGRVALPVTTTRIAEQVAAYHGTQVEWTTTSPDDLTRVGREESTIFGGDGRGGFIVPEFSSVFDGAAAFVRLIGLVARTQLTLSQIDARIPRAHVLKKDIATPWAVKGLVMRRVVEAAGSRSVDTTDGVRVVEADGRWVMVLPDPAEAVTHLWAEGPDDASAQALLDEWAEVVDSAGR, from the coding sequence ATGAAGGCCGTCGTGATGGCCGGTGGCGAAGGAACCCGCCTTCGCCCCATGACCTCGAGCATGCCCAAGCCTCTGCTGCCGGTGGTGAACCGGCCGATCATGGAGCACGTCCTACGACTGCTCAAGAGGCACGGTCTCAACGAGACCGTCGTCACCGTGCAGTTTCTCGCCTCTCTCGTCAGGAACTACTTCGGCGACGGAGAAGAGCTCGGGATGGAGCTCACGTATGCCAACGAGGAAAAGCCACTCGGTACAGCGGGAAGTGTGAAGAACGCCGAGGAAGCGTTGAAGGACGACGCTTTTCTCGTCATCTCGGGGGACGCGCTCACCGATTTCGACCTCTCCGATCTCATCGCCTTCCACAAGGAGAAGGGCGCCCTCGTCACGGTCTGTCTGACCCGGGTGCCCAATCCGCTGGAATTCGGGATCACGATCGTCGACGAAGAGGGAAAGGTCGAGCGCTTCCTGGAGAAACCCACCTGGGGCCAGGTCTTCTCCGACACCGTGAACACGGGCATCTACGTGATGGAGCCCGAGGTCTTCGACTACGTCGAAGCAGATGTTCCGGTCGACTGGTCGGGTGATGTCTTCCCGCAGCTCATGAAGGAGGGCAAGCCGATCTTCGGCTATGTCGCCGAGGGCTACTGGGAGGACGTCGGCACGCACGAGAGCTACGTGAAGGCCCAGGCGGACGTCCTGGAGGGCAAGGTCCAGGTCGACATCGACGGCTTCGAGATCTCGCCCGGCGTGTGGGTCGCGGAAGGAGCCGAGGTTCACCCCGAGGCGGAGTTGCGCGGGCCGCTCTACATCGGTGACTACGCCAAGGTCGAGGCCGGCGCCGAGATCCGTGAGCACACCGTCATCGGCTCGAACGTGGTCGTCAAGAGCGGCGCCTTCCTGCACAAGGCGGTCGTCCACGACAACGTCTACATCGGGCAGCAGAGCAATCTGCGCGGCTGTGTGATCGGGAAGAACACCGACATCATGCGGGCCGCCCGGATCGAGGACGGAGCCGTCATCGGGGACGAGTGCCTCGTTGGGGAAGAATCGATCGTGCAGGGCAACGTGCGCGTCTACCCCTTCAAGACGATCGAGGCCGGCGCCTTCGTCAACACCTCCGTCATCTGGGAGTCCCGCGGGCAGGCCCATCTCTTCGGGGCGCGTGGCGTCTCCGGCATCCTGAACGTGGAGATCACCCCCGAGCTGGCCGTACGGCTGGCGGGGGCGTACGCGACGACCCTGAAGAAGGGGTCGACCGTCACGACCGCGCGCGATCACTCCCGGGGAGCCCGGGCGCTGAAGCGGGCGGTGATCTCGGCGCTGCAGGCCAGCGCCATCGACGTACGGGACCTGGAGAACGTACCGCTCCCGGTGGCGCGGCAGCAGACCGCGCGGGGAAGCGCCGGCGGGATCATGGTGCGGACCTCGCCCGGCGTGCCCGACTCCGTGGACATCATGTTCTTCGACGAACGGGGAGCCGACCTCTCACAGGGCGGGCAGCGGAAGCTCGACCGGGTCTTCGCGCGCCAGGAGTACCGGCGGGCGTTCCCCGGTGAGATCGGCGACCTCTCCTTCCCGGCGAGCGTCTTCGACTCGTACACCGGCTCGCTGCTGCGGAACGTCGACACCACCGGGATCGCGGAAGCCGGACTGAAAGTCGTCGTGGACGCCTCCAACGGCAGCGCCGGGCTCGTCCTGCCCAGTCTGCTCGGGCGGCTCCAGGTCGACTCGCTGACCATCAACCCCGGTCTCGACGAGTCCCGCCCCACCGAGTCGGCGGAGAGCCGGCGGGCCGGTCTCGTACGGCTCGGGGAGATCGTGGCCTCGGCGCGGGCGGCGTTCGGCGTGCGGTTCGACCCCGTCGGCGAGCGGCTCTCGCTCGTGGACGAGCGGGGGCGGATCATCGAGGACGACCGGGCGCTCCTGGTGATGCTCGACCTCGTGGCGGCCGAGCGGCGGTCCGGGCGGGTCGCGCTGCCGGTCACCACGACCCGTATCGCCGAGCAGGTCGCCGCGTACCACGGCACTCAGGTCGAGTGGACGACCACCTCGCCCGACGACCTCACGCGGGTCGGCCGCGAGGAGTCGACGATCTTCGGCGGCGACGGGCGCGGCGGGTTCATCGTGCCCGAGTTCAGCAGTGTCTTCGACGGGGCCGCCGCCTTCGTGCGGCTGATCGGCCTGGTGGCGCGGACGCAGCTCACGCTGAGCCAGATCGATGCCCGGATCCCGCGGGCGCACGTCCTGAAGAAGGACATCGCGACCCCGTGGGCCGTGAAGGGTCTGGTGATGCGCCGGGTGGTGGAGGCGGCGGGCAGCCGGTCCGTGGACACCACCGACGGAGTCCGGGTGGTCGAGGCCGACGGGCGGTGGGTGATGGTGCTGCCCGACCCCGCCGAGGCCGTCACCCATCTGTGGGCGGAGGGCCCCGACGACGCCTCCGCGCAGGCCCTGCTCGACGAGTGGGCCGAGGTGGTCGACAGCGCAGGTCGCTGA
- a CDS encoding CDP-alcohol phosphatidyltransferase family protein, translating into MEVQETRVQTDRVLTIPNILSMARLVGVPLFLWLILRPVFGGPNSDGWALLVLMLSGVSDYLDGKLARRWNQISNLGRLLDPAADRLYIVSTLIGLTWREILPLWLTAALFARELMLLVMVGILRRHGYPPPQVNFLGKAATFNLMYAFPLLLLSDGTGWLSSLAEVFGWAFAGWGTTLYWWAGILYVVQVRRLVKADTAAD; encoded by the coding sequence GTGGAGGTCCAGGAGACTCGCGTTCAGACCGACCGGGTCCTCACCATCCCCAATATCCTGAGCATGGCTCGGCTCGTGGGTGTGCCACTCTTCCTGTGGCTGATTCTCCGACCTGTGTTCGGCGGTCCCAACAGCGATGGCTGGGCCCTGCTCGTGCTGATGCTCAGCGGCGTCAGCGACTATCTCGACGGGAAGCTCGCCCGGCGCTGGAACCAGATCAGCAACCTGGGCCGGCTCCTCGACCCGGCCGCCGACCGGCTGTACATCGTCTCCACGCTCATCGGGCTGACCTGGCGCGAGATCCTGCCGCTCTGGCTGACCGCCGCGCTTTTCGCCCGCGAGCTGATGCTGCTCGTGATGGTGGGAATCCTCCGCCGGCACGGGTATCCGCCGCCGCAGGTGAACTTCCTCGGGAAAGCTGCCACTTTCAACTTGATGTACGCCTTCCCGCTGCTGCTTCTCAGTGACGGAACGGGCTGGCTTTCGTCACTCGCTGAAGTTTTCGGGTGGGCCTTCGCAGGATGGGGTACAACTCTGTATTGGTGGGCAGGGATCCTCTACGTGGTCCAGGTCCGTCGACTCGTGAAGGCGGATACCGCGGCCGATTGA